A region from the Nesterenkonia lacusekhoensis genome encodes:
- a CDS encoding tetratricopeptide repeat protein has protein sequence MSAGPHVTQDWIVGLTVTSESAAEDSAQAPSIQHLEEASAADPADLEALKALAEAYRISGDFDAALDTWEKVLTVNPTYQRGLSRLVAVGARGSMDWPRIWRSVRELEPPEEGQLALPEPHTAPTAGCPLRR, from the coding sequence ATGAGTGCAGGGCCCCACGTCACCCAGGACTGGATCGTCGGTCTGACCGTCACCTCCGAATCTGCTGCGGAGGACTCTGCGCAGGCGCCCAGCATCCAGCATCTGGAGGAAGCTTCCGCCGCCGACCCTGCAGACCTGGAGGCGCTGAAGGCCCTCGCGGAGGCCTACCGCATCTCAGGAGACTTCGACGCCGCCCTGGATACCTGGGAGAAGGTGCTGACGGTCAACCCCACCTACCAACGGGGACTGTCCCGGCTGGTCGCCGTCGGAGCCCGCGGAAGCATGGACTGGCCACGCATCTGGCGGTCCGTCCGCGAACTGGAGCCGCCTGAAGAAGGGCAGCTCGCCCTACCGGAACCCCACACTGCGCCGACGGCTGGATGCCCTCTTCGCCGGTGA